In Afipia carboxidovorans OM5, the sequence TAAGCACCAGCTGCGACGCGCTCGATTTCGCTGCGGTCGATGCCGATGTCGGCCAGTTCGCGCTCGCTGAGCGAGGAGAGCTCACGGTAAGCGCGGTTGTAGTCGCGGAACGCCTTGATGATGCGGACGAGAGAGAGGATCATGATATTCACCCTTCAGAGTTTTGGTTCAGTCCTTCGTGACTGCTTGCACACTGTAATAATCTCTTTTTCCTGGCATACCAGCCTCAATGGTGCGGTGCAGCTAGACGATAAATGCATAGCTATTGACCTGTATCACCCCCCTTTGTTCTTTCCAGTTCGAATTTATTACGAATCTGTGAACGGGGGAGGGGCCGGTTTACGCATGTCGAAACAAAATTACTCCAGTGATATGCACGTTATGCATATTCTCGCATCCTCAAGATATGAATTTAAAATCTTGTTTCAAGAGGTAAGATTTGCAGGATTGAACCATGCGGGCGTGGCGGTTCCAGACTTTGGGGCCGCTTGAGAATCAGTATTCAGCCGCATTCCTTAAGCTTGCCGGCCGCCTATGGCTTGTTCCAGGCTCAGTTCCCGGGCGCGGGATTGATTGCGGCGTCGGGGAAGGCGGACGCCAGCCCGTGGAGCCCCGGAAATGACCGTGCAAGGCAGAGGTGCCTCGATACCCCATTGCAAAGAACAGGGAATGCGCCTTTCGGGAGGCGTCGGTCCGCAGGAAGCGGGGCAAGGCGGCAGCGCGGGAACTGCCGCCCGTGCCCTGCTCAGGCCGCGCTTCGCTGCGCGTGCTGGCCTTCGCGCACTTCCTCGATGATCTTCGTGACGAACGCTTCGAGGTCGCCGGGATTGCGCGAGGTGATGAGGCCGAGGTCGTTCACCACCTCCGAATCCTCCCACTTGCCGCCCGCATTCATGACGTCGGTCTTGATCGACTTGTACGACGTCGCCTTCTTGCCCTTGATGATGCCGGTCTCGATCAGAAGCCAGGGCGCGTGGCACACCGCCGCCAGCACCTTCTTCTGATTGTAGATGTCCTTGATGAAGGCGAGCGCCTTGGGCTCGACGCGCAGCAGATCGGGATTG encodes:
- a CDS encoding DUF1127 domain-containing protein, translating into MILSLVRIIKAFRDYNRAYRELSSLSERELADIGIDRSEIERVAAGAYRPNVVSAR
- a CDS encoding type 1 glutamine amidotransferase domain-containing protein translates to MLLSGKKIAILATHGFEQSELEVPLAKLKAAGAQVDVVSLAPGEIKGWDKKDWGQPVKVDKTLDQVSAADYDALVLPGGQINPDLLRVEPKALAFIKDIYNQKKVLAAVCHAPWLLIETGIIKGKKATSYKSIKTDVMNAGGKWEDSEVVNDLGLITSRNPGDLEAFVTKIIEEVREGQHAQRSAA